Proteins encoded within one genomic window of uncultured Draconibacterium sp.:
- a CDS encoding dihydroorotate dehydrogenase-like protein, whose product MANLETTYLGLKLKNPLVAASSGLTSSVERIKELADAGIGAIVLKSIFEEQINNEVTNMLAKDQQNVGYPEAEDYIKNYMRDNTVTKHLELVKKAKEAVDVPIIASVNCVSSKEWTTFAKDFEEAGADAIELNIFYLPTDRHEKPGMIEQLYLDVLEKVKSEVSIPVSVKFGLNHSNIIGMADKLKANGAAGVVMFNRFYEPDINLDKLELVASEVFSSPSDLRRSLRWVGIVSSSVTHLDIAASTGIHDGDAVIKQLLAGAQVAQICSTLYVNGAQVVNGMLEDLTAFMKKWNFKKIEDFRGRLSYKNIPDPMVYERSQFMKYFSNRK is encoded by the coding sequence ATGGCAAATTTAGAGACTACATACCTCGGGCTAAAGCTGAAAAATCCTTTGGTTGCCGCCAGTTCGGGACTAACCAGTTCGGTTGAAAGAATTAAAGAACTTGCCGATGCCGGTATTGGTGCTATCGTGTTGAAATCGATTTTCGAGGAGCAGATAAACAACGAGGTGACCAATATGCTGGCAAAAGATCAGCAAAATGTTGGCTACCCTGAGGCTGAAGATTACATTAAAAATTACATGCGCGACAATACGGTAACCAAACATCTTGAGCTGGTAAAAAAGGCAAAGGAAGCTGTTGATGTGCCAATTATTGCGAGTGTAAATTGTGTGTCGTCGAAAGAATGGACCACGTTTGCCAAAGATTTTGAAGAGGCCGGTGCCGATGCCATCGAACTGAATATTTTTTATTTGCCAACCGACCGTCATGAAAAGCCGGGAATGATAGAGCAGCTTTACCTCGATGTGCTTGAAAAAGTAAAGAGCGAAGTGAGTATTCCGGTATCGGTTAAGTTTGGTTTGAACCACAGCAATATTATTGGAATGGCCGATAAGCTAAAAGCCAATGGTGCTGCCGGCGTGGTAATGTTTAATCGTTTTTACGAGCCGGATATTAACCTGGATAAACTGGAATTGGTAGCTTCAGAAGTATTTAGTTCTCCATCCGATTTGCGTCGTTCGTTGCGCTGGGTGGGTATTGTTTCATCGTCGGTTACGCATTTGGATATTGCCGCCTCAACTGGAATTCACGATGGCGATGCTGTAATTAAACAATTGCTGGCCGGTGCACAGGTGGCACAGATTTGTTCAACTTTGTATGTAAACGGTGCACAGGTGGTTAATGGCATGTTAGAAGACCTTACCGCATTTATGAAGAAGTGGAACTTTAAAAAGATCGAAGATTTCAGAGGCCGTCTTTCGTATAAAAACATCCCCGATCCGATGGTTTACGAGCGTTCTCAATTCATGAAATATTTCTCGAATAGAAAATAA
- a CDS encoding PKD domain-containing protein, whose product MIKLKPVFLGVLLCFWGSTGFVLGQTEVPVIDNADTDPIVYCSDSVYVAPNISLQNIQVDADDKGMQVSIVNYEKGEDKLGYEVVTPLQYIWKDSKGTLEISGVGTEEQYRDAISKVFYYNQSGTRSAGIRTFAIGLLDADYLPHTKHFYQFIAKRGIRWTAAKAEAEKMTYYGLQGYLATILSSVENDFIYSKIDGVGWIGANDAKTQGKWVWATGPEAGTQFWQGTANGNTVGGNYANWNNQEPNNLRKSWGDYENYAHMVVAPGSKAKSWNDLSDEGDKLDPDGYYYPQGYVVEFGGMEDIELKLSATAYIEVRESKRPELDYSKVQTLFCGSMSATVDLIFQDSDPLVELIPLDAAVTVDDSLTTKPTITVNDYGKYYFQLNTIDEASCPYTDTVMFEFHNQPEAIFDLDSNECYGYNLQLSFIRDTVEATEFTWYYNRAEFESGIGLDSVTIPLGFENIDRSVALKVNEQGCIDSSLAMKVKVKPDIIVEVDNAEGCSPLIAEFMASTNKPAESYWWNFYDENTSTDQSPTHTFLNLEDIRKTFDISLTVLDINGCENTAVYDTLVKVYPVPMSGFDFYPKEVLITDPQIDFTNTTHAAISYLWDFGDSIFTDETDPVHRYNAMGVYNVSLEAGNSFGCTDTIVKQLSVAFDKLNPPTAFSPNAASQEDQEFRLYAEGVVNEGYNLLIFNRWGEVVFESNSQENGWDGKMYNGNFAPSGVYTWVLEYNDFRGESHKQKGNVTLLF is encoded by the coding sequence ATGATAAAATTAAAACCGGTATTTCTTGGCGTATTGTTATGCTTTTGGGGAAGTACCGGTTTTGTTTTGGGGCAAACTGAGGTTCCGGTTATCGATAATGCCGACACTGATCCAATTGTATATTGCTCCGATTCGGTTTACGTAGCTCCTAATATTTCCCTGCAAAATATTCAGGTTGACGCCGATGATAAGGGAATGCAGGTGTCGATTGTAAACTATGAAAAAGGAGAAGACAAACTGGGTTATGAAGTTGTTACCCCGTTGCAGTATATTTGGAAGGACTCTAAAGGAACACTGGAAATAAGTGGCGTTGGTACTGAAGAACAATACCGGGATGCCATTTCGAAAGTGTTTTATTACAATCAGAGTGGGACCAGAAGTGCTGGTATCAGAACATTTGCAATTGGATTACTTGATGCCGATTATTTACCTCATACCAAACATTTCTACCAGTTTATTGCTAAACGTGGAATCCGATGGACAGCGGCCAAAGCAGAAGCCGAAAAAATGACTTATTATGGGCTTCAGGGCTATTTGGCTACAATCTTGTCGAGTGTAGAAAATGATTTTATTTATTCGAAAATTGACGGAGTTGGCTGGATTGGAGCTAATGATGCAAAAACTCAGGGAAAATGGGTATGGGCCACAGGACCAGAGGCAGGTACACAGTTTTGGCAGGGAACTGCTAATGGCAATACTGTTGGCGGGAATTATGCAAATTGGAATAATCAAGAACCTAATAACTTAAGAAAATCGTGGGGAGACTACGAAAACTATGCACACATGGTAGTTGCTCCGGGGAGCAAAGCAAAATCATGGAACGATCTGTCGGACGAAGGTGATAAGCTTGATCCTGATGGTTATTACTACCCACAAGGATATGTGGTAGAATTTGGTGGAATGGAAGATATTGAATTGAAATTGTCGGCTACGGCATATATCGAGGTACGCGAAAGCAAACGTCCTGAACTGGACTATTCCAAAGTTCAAACACTGTTTTGCGGTTCGATGTCGGCTACTGTTGATTTGATTTTTCAGGATTCTGATCCGTTGGTCGAACTAATTCCCTTGGATGCAGCTGTTACTGTCGACGATTCTTTAACCACAAAGCCTACAATCACGGTAAATGATTATGGCAAATATTATTTTCAGCTGAATACTATTGATGAGGCCAGTTGTCCGTACACCGATACAGTGATGTTTGAGTTTCATAATCAACCTGAAGCGATTTTTGATCTCGACTCCAACGAGTGTTATGGTTACAATCTTCAGCTGTCGTTTATTAGAGATACGGTTGAAGCCACCGAGTTTACCTGGTACTACAACAGAGCCGAATTTGAATCGGGAATTGGTTTAGACAGTGTTACCATTCCATTGGGATTTGAAAATATTGACCGTTCAGTTGCATTAAAAGTAAATGAGCAGGGATGTATTGACTCATCGTTGGCGATGAAAGTAAAAGTAAAACCAGATATTATCGTCGAGGTTGATAATGCAGAAGGGTGTTCACCGCTAATTGCTGAGTTTATGGCAAGCACGAATAAACCGGCTGAGTCGTATTGGTGGAATTTTTATGATGAGAACACATCTACAGATCAAAGTCCAACTCATACATTTCTAAATCTGGAAGACATACGAAAAACTTTTGATATCAGTCTTACCGTGCTCGATATTAACGGATGCGAAAATACAGCCGTTTATGATACATTGGTAAAAGTGTATCCGGTTCCAATGTCCGGATTTGATTTTTATCCGAAAGAAGTATTAATTACCGATCCTCAGATTGATTTTACAAACACTACTCACGCCGCAATTTCTTATTTGTGGGATTTTGGCGATAGTATTTTTACTGATGAAACAGATCCTGTACATCGTTACAATGCAATGGGAGTTTATAATGTGTCGCTCGAAGCCGGCAACAGTTTTGGTTGTACCGATACCATTGTAAAGCAGCTAAGTGTTGCTTTTGATAAATTAAATCCGCCAACTGCTTTTTCGCCCAATGCTGCATCGCAGGAAGATCAGGAATTCAGATTGTATGCCGAAGGCGTTGTAAATGAAGGATACAATTTGTTGATCTTTAACAGGTGGGGCGAAGTTGTTTTTGAATCAAACAGCCAGGAAAATGGTTGGGACGGCAAAATGTACAATGGAAATTTTGCTCCGTCCGGGGTGTATACGTGGGTGTTGGAATATAACGATTTCAGAGGCGAATCGCACAAACAAAAAGGCAATGTTACCCTGTTGTTCTGA
- a CDS encoding PorP/SprF family type IX secretion system membrane protein: protein MYFKKLLLALLVLPCAVFAQDPGYSQFFANPLHLNPAFAGTTERPRMVINYRNQWPQQGNSFTTYSLSYDFLLKKKNAGIGFQAYHDREPNNIITTSAATVAYSYHLQIGMESFMTLGLSAGLVRKQFDTNGLIFPSEIDQLSGVVSGSTGANLYEGNTTYPDFTIGAVGQHRQVFWGASIHHLTTPDESIHEGDNKGKVPMKITVHAGTRLHKFHHDLLSRRFTLSPNILYQQQGTFKQLNLGIYMIEKSFLFGGWFRNNIDTRPDAIIALIGFARKKFQFGYSFDYTLSELSNYSYGSHELSLTFFVGTKGENKIRNKLLIPML from the coding sequence ATGTACTTCAAAAAGCTTTTACTTGCTCTCCTAGTATTGCCTTGTGCAGTTTTTGCTCAGGATCCCGGTTACTCGCAGTTCTTCGCCAATCCGCTTCATTTAAATCCCGCTTTTGCCGGAACCACCGAACGTCCGCGAATGGTAATTAATTACCGAAACCAATGGCCGCAACAGGGCAATTCGTTTACCACCTATTCGCTCTCCTACGATTTTCTTTTGAAAAAAAAGAATGCCGGTATTGGATTTCAGGCTTATCACGATCGCGAACCGAATAATATAATCACAACCAGTGCTGCAACAGTAGCATATTCTTACCACCTGCAAATAGGAATGGAAAGTTTTATGACTCTGGGGTTAAGTGCAGGTTTGGTGAGAAAACAATTCGACACGAACGGTTTGATATTTCCATCAGAAATCGACCAACTTTCCGGAGTTGTTTCTGGTTCAACCGGTGCCAATCTCTACGAAGGAAACACAACGTACCCCGACTTTACTATTGGAGCAGTAGGTCAGCACCGTCAGGTATTCTGGGGAGCCAGCATCCATCATTTAACCACGCCCGACGAATCAATTCACGAAGGAGACAATAAGGGAAAAGTTCCGATGAAAATAACCGTGCATGCCGGTACCCGACTGCACAAGTTTCACCACGATTTATTGTCGCGGCGTTTTACACTTTCGCCAAATATACTTTACCAACAACAAGGGACATTTAAACAGCTTAATCTTGGAATTTATATGATTGAGAAATCATTCTTATTTGGAGGTTGGTTCAGGAATAACATAGACACGCGCCCCGATGCAATTATTGCCTTAATCGGCTTTGCACGCAAAAAATTTCAGTTCGGATACAGTTTCGATTACACCCTGTCCGAACTATCAAATTACAGCTATGGATCGCATGAATTATCACTTACCTTTTTTGTAGGAACCAAAGGAGAAAATAAAATCAGAAATAAACTCCTTATTCCCATGCTCTAG